The DNA region GGCGGCGCTGAGAGCTTTGGATGGAAGAGAAGCCCCGCTCGAGCGGGGCTTCTTTCTTGTCGGCGCCGGGCCTTGTCGAAAAGGGCCGATTCCGTCTAAGGTTCCGCGTTCGGTGCGACCCTAGCTCAGTTGGTAGAGCACGTGACTGAAAATCACGGTGTCCCCAGTTCGATTCTGGGGGGTCGCACCATTTTCTTGTCCGGATCTTCATGATCGTCCTCTACGACCAGCCTCTTCGCGGGGATCACAGCGCATCGAACGACCTACAAACAGTTGATGTAGCGCTGAGACTGGTGAATCGACAGTCGGCTAGCGCAGCACGACCATGGTTCGGTGGCCGCGGAAAGCCCCGGCGACGAGGCGGTAGGTGAAGACCCCCGTCCGCACTCGAATGCCGCGCTCGTCGCGCTGATCCCACTCGATCCCATGCCGCCCCGGCCCGTAGGCCTTATCGACGAGCGTGCGAACGCGCCGGCCCGCCACATCGAAGATCACCAGCTTGACCCGGCACTGCACCGGTAACTCGAAACGGATTGTGGTGCTCTGTTTGGATGGATTGGGCTGGTTCTGATGGAGGGTGAAGCGTGACGGGCTCGGGCTCTCGACCGCCACCGGAGGGCAGGTCGAGGGAGGTGCACCCACCAGGGGGCCGTGAGGTCCCGAGCGCATCCGCACCCATTGGCCGACGGAAGGCACCACGGTGTCGGCCGGGGCCACGCGGTCGAACGGACTCCTCTTGATGACGAATAGAAGGTAGTCGCCCGGCGGCGCGTAGTTGGCATTCAGCGGAGTCGTGGCCACGATCTCCTTCTGCGGGCAGCCTTGCTCCGGCGCGCGCGTGACCACCTGGAATTCCAACTGGAGGTAGCGCTGGTCCTGGTTGTGGGAGTGCGTCACCGCGCCCGGCCGGATCATGCACACCGACACGATGCTGTCGGGTGATTCGGTCCAGATCGGCATCGGCAGGTTGTAACCCGCCGAGTCGTGCCACGCGGTGATCGTGGGACGTTGCGCCAGACTGCCCCCCGGATTGAACAAGTAGGGGGGGCAATAGACCGTGGCGAGGAAGCGGAAGGCGCTGGGTGGATTGCTGCCCAACGAGAGGATCCGGGCGTCGGGCAACAAAAGGGCGGTGGAATGAAAGCCGCGCCGCGCAGGATCCTCGGCCAGCACGCCGCGTCCTTTCCATGCTCCGGCCGGGCCAAGATCCGGGTCCCAGAGCTGGGGTTGATGCACTCCGGGGTTGGTGAGTGTATCGGCGTCGTCGTGGTCGTTGTGGAAGCCGCGCCGCCCTCCGGTCATCAGAACCTTTCCAGTCGGCAGAACGACGAGGTTGTGCTCGATGCGCGCCATCATCGTGTCCGGCGTCGCCAGGTTCTGCACTTGCCAGCCCAAAGATGACGTGTCATCCGGCTTGATGGCGATCTTGGCCGTCTGGCTGTTCGCGCCGGTGAGTCCGCCGCACTTCATGACCTCGACCGCCTGGTCCGGGTTGGGCCGATAGAGCAACACCGCGGGCTGGCCCTGGACGGGACTCGTCCCGAGTGGGCTCCAGCGCGGGGGCGCACCGCTGGTCTTGTACCGGTACGTTGCGCCTGCCGGACCGGCGAAGAACAGATTGCCGCTCGGGAGCAGGAGGAAGTTCGGGTGCGTGCCCACCTGCTTGGGGTCGTTCTCCGCGGTCCACTGTCCGGTGGCGATGTCATATCGATCGGCGTTGAGGGCGTAAAGAGGCGAAGTCCGGAACGTGATGCTGTGCCCCGCCTGCGCCAGTGGCGCGTCGTTCAGAGCAGTCCACGCGCCGAGCACGTGGTTGAGCGCCCACGTTTCCGCGCTGGCCGTGCCTCCGACATCCCCGCCCATGACCACCAGGCGGTCCGTGATGTCACCAGGGTCGAACGATTCGTCCCAGGCAGCGGCGTGGCGGGTGCGCGGAAGAGGAGCAGTGGTCGCTGTCCGCTGCTCCCAGCGCACCTGACCACTGGGTCCCATCCACAGCACCCAGGTCTCGTTGTTGAGTCCGGCGCTGGTTTGGCCGCCGAACAGGACTGCGCGCCGGTCGGACCCGCTGAACGGACCGGAGCGAGGATAGGGGTCGACGGTCCAGGAGTGGCCCTCGCGAGCTCCCGGCTTGTCCGTAGTGGCGAGGGCCGGTCGGCTCCAGACCAGCGTCGTCATGTCGAGCGCGTAGAGGTCGTTGTCGGAGAGACCGCTGTTGCTGCGACCGCCAAAGACCAGCATGCGATTGCGCCCATTCGCGCCGTCATAGATTGCAGCATGTCCATA from Candidatus Eisenbacteria bacterium includes:
- a CDS encoding kelch repeat-containing protein, giving the protein MEQTGRWAVSGPWGHQPIHTAIMRGDATHHTKILSWYQSWNAKLYGWNPAFTQDGGSCSIFPDEQFQMLPIDTNVVGIYDIVSVGHSTLANGDLLVTGGLGPGRAADWRTLVFRRNATPPDAQWVVRSNMKTERYYHASTTLADGNVLVHGGARYYHMAVVGGTADPANPTSAVRDEIQRMGMTSTGRWLDAQIPAFRPEAREGHSAVTLGMRGLLDTTVVFGGRKVGGQVLNDTWGLRIDPSVDAMGWDPIDASAPPPARSRHSAVLLGDRRMVIYGGLGVNDAARSDVRDLRPPVGALPWRWSTGDLNPGGPDDPGARYGHAAIYDGANGRNRMLVFGGRSNSGLSDNDLYALDMTTLVWSRPALATTDKPGAREGHSWTVDPYPRSGPFSGSDRRAVLFGGQTSAGLNNETWVLWMGPSGQVRWEQRTATTAPLPRTRHAAAWDESFDPGDITDRLVVMGGDVGGTASAETWALNHVLGAWTALNDAPLAQAGHSITFRTSPLYALNADRYDIATGQWTAENDPKQVGTHPNFLLLPSGNLFFAGPAGATYRYKTSGAPPRWSPLGTSPVQGQPAVLLYRPNPDQAVEVMKCGGLTGANSQTAKIAIKPDDTSSLGWQVQNLATPDTMMARIEHNLVVLPTGKVLMTGGRRGFHNDHDDADTLTNPGVHQPQLWDPDLGPAGAWKGRGVLAEDPARRGFHSTALLLPDARILSLGSNPPSAFRFLATVYCPPYLFNPGGSLAQRPTITAWHDSAGYNLPMPIWTESPDSIVSVCMIRPGAVTHSHNQDQRYLQLEFQVVTRAPEQGCPQKEIVATTPLNANYAPPGDYLLFVIKRSPFDRVAPADTVVPSVGQWVRMRSGPHGPLVGAPPSTCPPVAVESPSPSRFTLHQNQPNPSKQSTTIRFELPVQCRVKLVIFDVAGRRVRTLVDKAYGPGRHGIEWDQRDERGIRVRTGVFTYRLVAGAFRGHRTMVVLR